CTTCACGCGGCGGGCCTGGTTCTCGACCTGCTTGCGCATGGTCTTCACCAGCGCCTGCTCGAAGCCGGAGACGTGGGTGCCTCCCTTGGGGGTGGCGACGATGTTGACGAAGGAGCGCAGGGTGGAGTCGAAGTCCACGCCCCAGCGCAGGGCGATGTCGACCTCGCAGGTGCGCTCGACCTCCGTGGAGACCATGTGACCGTTCTTGTCGAGCACGGGGATGGTCTCGGTGTACCCGCCCTCGCCCTGCAGACGGATCACGTCGGTGATCTTCTGGTCCTGGGCGAGGTACTCGACGAACTCGCTGATCCCGCCGTCGTACTTGAAGGTGCGGGTGGCGGGCTGGTCGGGGTTCGCCTCGGGGCGGTGGTCGGTGACGGAGATCTGCAGCCCGGGGACCAGGAACGCGGTCTGGCGGGAGCGGCGGGTGAGGTCGTCGAGGGAGAAGTGGGAGCCCTTGACGAAGATCTGCGGGTCCGCCCAGTAGCGCACCCGGGTGCCGGTGACGCCGTGCTTGGCCTTGCCGATCACGCGCAGCTCGGCGGGGCCGTCGGCCGGGGTGAAGGGGGCGTCCGGCGAGGGCTCTCCCTGGTCGGCGAACTCGCCGGAGGTGCCGCGCTGGAAGCTCATCGCGTAGGTCTTGCCGCCGCGGTCCACCTCGACGTCGAGCCGGCCCGACAGGGCGTTGACGACGCTGGCGCCCACGCCGTGCAGACCGCCCGAGGCGGCGTAGGAGCCGCCGCCGAACTTCCCGCCCGCGTGGAGCTTCGTGTAGACGACCTCCACGCCGGTCAGGCCGGTGCGGGGCTCGACGTCCACCGGGACGCCGCGGCCGGTGTCGCGCACCTCCACCGAGTGGTCGGGGTGGAGGATCACGGAGATGGCGTCGCCGTGCCCGCCCAGTGCCTCGTCCACCGCGTTGTCGAGGATCTCCCACAGGCAGTGCATGAGGCCCCGCGAGTCGGTGGAGCCGATGTACATGCCCGGGCGCTTGCGCACTGCCTCGAGGCCCTCGAGGACCTGGAGGTTGCGCGCGTCGTAGGCGGACTTCTTCGCAGCGGTGGTGGTGGACACCCTCCGGATCCTACGACGGACCGCCCCTCGAACCCCGCATTCACCGGCCCGGGAGCCCGGCGGGGCGGTCCGGCTCACAGGGTGTTGCGCCCCTGGCGAACCACGGCTGTGGATGCTCCCCTCCGAAGGCGCGGCGGTGCTACAAATGTCCCCATGAACCTCACTCTCGAAGCTCCCCGGCTCACGGCTCATGACCGCTGCGACCGCTGCGGCGCCCAGGCGTACGTCAAGGTGCTGCTCGAGGCCGGTGGCGAGCTCATGTTCTGCGCCCACCACGCCCGCGCCCACGAGGACGCCCTGAAGGGCATCGCCTCCGAGGTCATCGACGAGACCGAGCGCCTGCACATCAAGCCGGAGCCGGTCGAGGATTGAGTCGATGAGGGGTTGCGCACGGACGCTCCCCTGATCGGCCGACGGACCCGCACGACGAGGGCGCCCACCATCACGGTGGGCGCCCTCGTCGCATGTGCGGATGTGCGGACCTCTCGGAGCGATCGCAGCGGTTGCTACTCCTGGGCCAGCAGCTCCTCGGCGCGGATCGCGTACTCGACCCACTGGGTGCCGCGGCTCTCCCGCGGCTCGCGCTGCCCGGTCTCGACGAAGCCGAGCCGCGCGTAGAGCCTCCGAGCGGGGAGGTTGGTGTCGTCGACGTCCAGGCGCAGGTCCGGGCGGCCGAGCTCGAGGGCGATCCGTGCCAGCTCCGCCAGCAGCAGGCGCGAGACGCCCCGACCCCGGCCTGTCGGCCGCACCCACAGGGAGACGATGTGCGCGCGGTCCGCGGGGATCGGGTGCTCGGGGGTGTATCCGGTCGGCAGCAGGGCGATCCCACCGAGCACCTCCTCGCCTCCCAGCGCGTGCTGGGCGCCCGGCTCCTGCTCGCCGCCCGGCTCCTGCTCTCCGCCCGGCTCCTGCTCTCCGCCCGGCTCCTGCTCTCCGCCCGGCTCCTGCTCCGCTCGCACGGCCTGGAGGTGGATGCGAGGGCCGGCGAGCTCGTCGCGCCAGTCCTGCTCGGTGCGGGCGCAGGCCTCGGCGGGGTCGGCCCAGAACGCGTCGGGGTCGGCGTCGAGCATGTCCAGGCGCAGCGCGCGATGGGAGGCCCAGTCCTCGGGGCCGACGCGGCGCACCCGCAGGACGGGCGGGTCCGTCGGCGCGTGGGAGGGCGGGGTGGTCATGCGGGCTCCTTCCAGCCGGTTCCCGGCCGGTCCGTCAGGGCGGGATGGGCGTCGGCCGACGCGGGACGAGCCCGGGATCCGAGGATCCCGGGCTCGTCCCGGTGGGTGCGCGCGGCGGTGACGCCGGGCGACGGGATCAGTCGAGGTAGTCGCGAAGGACCTGCGAGCGCGAGGGGTGGCGCAGCTTGCTCATGGTCTTGGACTCGATCTGGCGGATCCGCTCGCGGGTCACGCCGTAGACCTTGCCGATCTCGTCCAGCGTCTTGGGCTGGCCGTCCTCGAGGCCGAAGCGCATGGAGACCACGCCGGCCTCGCGCTCGGAGAGGGTGTCCAGCACCGAGTGGAGCTGCTCCTGCAGGAGGGTGAAGCTCACGGCGTCCGCGGGCACGACGGCCTCGGAGTCCTCGATGAGGTCGCCGAACTCGCTGTCGCCGTCCTCGCCGAGCGGGGTGTGCAGGGAGATCGGCTCGCGGCCGTACTTCTGGACCTCGACGACCTTCTCCGGGGTCATGTCGAGCTCCTTGGCGAGCTCCTCCGGGGTGGGCTCGCGGCCCAGGTCCTGCAGCATCTGGCGCTGGACGCGGGCCAGCTTGTTGATGACCTCGACCATGTGCACGGGGATGCGGATGGTGCGGGCCTGGTCCGCCATGGCGCGGGTGATGGCCTGACGGATCCACCAGGTGGCGTAGGTGGAGAACTTGTAGCCCTTGGCGTAGTCGAACTTCTCGACCGCGCGGATGAGGCCCAGGTTGCCCTCCTGGATCAGGTCCAGGAAGAGCATGCCGCGGCCGGTGTAGCGCTTGGCGAGGGAGACGACCAGGCGCAGGTTCGCCTCGAGCAGGTGGTCCTTGGCGGCGCGGCCGTCCTCGGCGATGATCGCGAGCTCGCGACCGGCCTTGGTCTTGCGGATCGACTCGTCGGCCTTCAGCTTCTGCTCGGCGTAGAGGCCGGCCTCGATGCGCTCGGCGAGCTCAACCTCCTGCGCGGCGTTCAGCAGTGCGACCTTGCCGATCTGCTTGAGGTAGTCCTTGACCGGGTCGGCGGTCGCGCCGGCGGTGACGACCTGCTGGGCGGGGGCGTCGTCCTCGGAGGCGTTGAAGACGAAGCCACCGGACTCCTCGACCTTGTCGTCGGTGCCGGAGGTCTTCGCGCCCTCGGCGGTCTCGGTGCCCTCGGCATCCTCCGGAGCGTCCTCGGCGTCGGTGTCGACGTCCTCGGGGGCGTCCTTGGCGGTGGTCTTCTTCACCGTCTTCTTCTTGGCCGCGGCAGCGGTGCTGCGCGGCTTCGAGGTGCTCGCCGCCTTCTTCTTGGCGGCTTCCTTCGTGGTGGTCTTCGTGGTCCCGGCCTCGTCGGCGGCGGGGGCGTCGTTCTCGACGGCCTCGGTGGTCTTCGAGGCCGCGGCGCGGGTGCTGCCCTTCGCCGTGGTGGGCTCAGCAGTCTTGGAGGAGGTCACAGAGTTCCTTCTTCCGGCGGCGGCCCGATGCGGGCGGTCCACCGCACTCGGGCGATCGGTCTTCTCGGCGCGGCTCACGGGATGCGCAGCGTGTCGCGTTCCCGGTTCGAACCGTGGAAACGGCGCACGAAGGCACGGTGCCGTCAAGCCTGTCGAGTATAACGTCGATTCGCGGCAGGTATTCCCACCCCGTCCCAGGAACCTCGGGACTCTCGGCGAGCACTGCCCGGAGAGAGAGCCGGCACACGGCCGGCACATTGCTGATGCAGGGTCAGTGCAGGCGGTCGTCCTTGACGGCGAGCACGGGGCAGGGCGCGCCGAGCACGATCTTCCGGGCGGAGGCGCCGAGGTTGAGCTTGCCGATGGGCGCCTTGCGGCGCAGCCCGATCACCACGAGGCTCGCGCTGCTCTCCTCGACGACGGAGAGCACGAACTCGCCGATCTCGCGGTCCTCGCCGCGCTGCACGGTGACGCCCTCGGTGCTGCCGCCGAGGTCCTCGACCGCGGCGAGCACCTCCTCCTCGGTCGCGGCGGTGGTGCCGGTGCCGGGCACGGCGTGCTGGTGCGCGGCGACGAGCAGCGGCTCGCCGGTCCGTGCGGCGTACCGGATCCCGGCGCCGAGCGCGGCCCGGCCCTGCGTGGACGGGGCGTACCCCACGACGATGGTCACGCGCGTCACCTCCCTCAGTTCCGACGCTGCGACCCGGTCAGCTTAGTCGGCCAGCAGAGCACCGATCCACTCCTCCAGTCCCGGATGGGCCAGCAGGAAGGCATCGTGTCCGATGGGCGAGCTGGCGACGTGCCACTGCGCACCCTCCACGTGCTCGGCGATCTCGTGGACGAGCGTCGGAGGGAACAGGCGGTCGGAGTCGATCGCGACGGCGAGGGTGCGGGCGGTGATCCGTCCGAGCGCCGCGGCGGTCCCGCCGCGCCCTCGGCCCACGTCATGGGTGCTCATCGACTGGACGAGGGTGAGGTAGGAGTTCGCGTCGAAGCGGCGCGAGAGTTTCACGGCGTGATGGTCGAGGTAGCTGGTGACCTGATGGCGACCGCTGCCGTCCAGCGGGTTCTCCGGCTCCTGCGGCCGGTTCCCGAAACGGGTCTCCAGCTCGGTCGCGGTGCGGTAGGTGGTGTGGGCGATCCGCCGGGCGATGCCGAGGCCGAGATGGGGGCCGTCCTCGGGCGGGAGCTCGTAGTAGTCACCGCCGTGGAAGCCGGGGTCGACGCGGATCGCGGCGATCTGGGCGCTGTTCCAGGCGATCTGGTCGGCGGTGGCGCGGGCGGAGGAGGCGATCACGGCGAGGCGCTCGACTTGCTGGGGGTGGGTGACTCCCCATTCGACGGCTCGCATCCCGCCCATGGAGCCGCCGATCACGAGCGCCCAGCGCTCGATACCGAGCCGCTGGGAGAGGCGGTGCTCGGCCGCGACCTGGTCGCGGACGGTCAGCTGGGGGAAGCGGGAGCCGTAGGGCCGACCGTCGGGCGCGGGCGAGCTGGGACCGGTGCTGCCCTGGCAGCCGCCCAGCACGTTCGGGGCGACGACGAAGTAGCGGTCGGTGTCGATGGGGCGGCCGGGGCCGACGAGGTCCTCCCACCAGCCGCCGGTGGGGTGCGAGGGACCGGCCGGGCCGATCACGTGGGAGTCGCCGGTCAGCGCATGGAGCACGAGCACGGCGTTGCCGCCGTCGGCATCGAGGGTCCCCCAGGACTCGTAGGCCAGGGTGACGTCCTCGAGCACCTCGCCGCTCTCGAGCGCGAGTCCGCCGAGCGGTGCGAAGAGTCGGTCCCCTACGCCGCAGGCGGGGCTCCAGGCGCCGGAGCGGGCCGCGCTCGACTCCTGCGACGCCTGCGCGTCCGCGGTGCCGCTGCGGTGCTGTCCGAGGAGGGTCATCGGCAGTGCTCCTTCCGTGCCCGGCCTCGTTCCGGGGCGTCCCCTTCTCCCCTCAGGCGGCGGGCCACCAGGCGGGGAAGATGGGGGTGTCGGTCATTCTGGACAGCAAGGGTGCCAGAGTCGACTCCGGTTCCCGCTCCCTCAGCTCGTCGACGAGACGTCCGGCGGTCGCGAAGCGGTGGTTCCACCACGACAGCAGCACCAGCAGAGTGGTCAGTGCGCGCCATGCGGGGCGGGCGGTGCCGCGCCCGCTGCCGACGGCCCCATCGAGGGCGCCGGTAGCCACCTCACGCACCTCCTCGAGGAGGCGATACCACCTCCCACCTGCGCAGACGTCCTCGCTCGGACGCCACGACGGATCACGGCAGAGCTCCTGCAGGAGCTCCTCCCGTTCGATCGTCCGCTCCCGGCCGTGCTCGACGAGGCGGGCCAGCAGCTCCCAGTGCAGACGGTCCACGGCGAGGGCCGAGAGCAGCGCGGCGAGCTGTTCACACTTCGACATGTCCTCGGCCGCGAAGGCGTCCTCTGCTCCGTCGCGCAGGGCGGCCAGGGCCGTTTCCGCCGACTCCAGCAGCGCCATCGGGTCGGCGGGCGAGGCGAGGTCGACCGGTGGAAGGGCGAGCCGTCTCCCGATCGCGGCGAGACGCGGATCGGCGTGCGCCGGCCGCGGGATGGCGCGGCCGCGCAGCACGGCGGACGCGGCGGCCCGGGTCTCGGCGAACTCCCGCAGCGTCCCGGCGGGCAGGGCGCGCTGCGCGCCGCGGGGTGCGGAGGGGTCGACCGGGGTGAGCTCCCATCTGCGCCCGTCGGCGGCCCCGCGCACGGAGAGCAGACGTGCTCCGGTGGCGTCCGGGCCGGTCCCGGCGCTGCGCAGCAGATGCGCGGCGCGGGGCAGGACCTCGTGGATCACCTCGTCCAGGACTCCCTGGTAGCCGTCGCCGATGACGACGAGCGCGTGTACCCCGCCGCTCCCCCGCAGCGCCATGAGCGCGAGGTGGGAGGCGAGGTGCGCGGCCCCGTTGCCGGCCAGCAGGTCGCGCAGCGAGGAGCGGGTGAGCATCGGGGGTGTGCCGCGGCCGCCGGTGCCGGCCAGGAGGAGGCAGTCGGACGGCAGCTCGTGGAGGCTGAGCCGCGCCTCGGCGAGCAGCTCGGCGGGGTCCTCGGCGGAGCGGAGGTGGCGGGCGGGATCGGCGGGGCTGATGTTCGTCGTCATGGGGCGACCCTTCCCGAGATCGCGCCGCCCCAGGGGGACAGCGCCGTCACTGGGGACGACGGGGCCCTGTGGAGGAACGGTCGGCGGCGCGGGCGCTGTCGTCGCCGCCGCACTCGTCGTCGCCGTCACCTCGGCGCGGACCGGTCCGGCCCGGCGTGGGAGGATCGGGGCACACGTCTGCACAGCCGGTCCCGCACGGGCCGCGCGGGAAGGAATCCTCCATGACCTCTGCCGGGCACTCCCCCGCGTCCGCGGGATCCGAGCACGCCATCGCCGAGCACGCCGCCGAGCCCGGGACCGGTGCGGCCCCGTCGGCCGACCGCCTCCGCGAGCTGGACCAGCTGCTGGTCGCGAAGGTCGCGGAGATCACCGCGAAGGAGCTCGACTCCCGTCGCGCGCAGCTGGCGGAGATCGCGCCGGAGGCGGCATCCCTCGTGGACGATCTCGAGCGCTTCCTCGAGGGCGGCAAGCTGCTGCGGCCGCGGTTCTGCTTCTGGGGCGGGGTCGCCGCACTCGGCCGAGAGCCGGACGAGGCGGAGATCGACGCGCTCGCCCGCCTCGGGGCCGGGATCGAGCTCGTGCAGGCGGCGGCCCTGCTGCATGACGACGTCATCGACCACTCCCCCATGCGGCGCGGTCGTCCCGCCCAGCACGAGCAGGCCCGGACCCGGCACGAGGCGGCAGGCCTCGCCGGCTCTTCCACGGAGTACGGGGTCGCCGTCGCGATCGTGCTCGGCGACCTGGCGCTGAGCTGGTCCGAGCAGGTGGCTGCGGCGGTCGGCGGTCAGCCGGAGCGCGTCGCCCGGGCGCTCGCCGAGTTCGAGGCGCTGCGCACCGAGGTCATGTCGGGCCAGTTCCTGGACGTCCTCCACCAGGCCGGCGGCTTCGCCTCGGCGCCGGATGCGGAGAAGGCGGCGCTGTCCGTGATCCGCTGGAAGACCGTCCCCTATACGGTGCTGCGCCCGGTGCGGGTGGGGGCCGCGCTGATGGGGGCGCAGGACGCGGCGCTCGAGACCCTCTCGACCTGGGCGATCGAGGTCGGCACCGCGTTCCAGCTGCGCGACGACCTGCTGAGCGTCATCGGTGATCAGGACGAGACCGGCAAGCCGATCGGCGGGGACATCGTCGAGGGCAAGCGCACGGTGCTGCTGGCCCGCACGGCTGCTGCGGCCGACGAGGCAGGGCGGCGGCTGCTGGCCGAGGTGGTCGGCGCGGCGGAGGCGCCGACGGATCGCATCGAAGCCGTGCACGAGCTCATGATCTCCACCGGCGCGGTCGCGTCGGTCGCGGGCGACGTGCGCGCGCAGGCCGCGCGCGCCGCGGACCTGCTGGCAGGGGCCGAGGAGCTCGGCGAGCTGGGGCGCGGCGGGCTCGCCGCCCTCGCGGCGCAGGCGACCGACGTCGGGTCGCTGCCCTCCTGAGCCCCGGGGTCAGGGCAGTCAGGCCGGAGCGAGAGGGCAAGCGCGCGAAGGGTCAGGCGCGAGGGATCAGAGTGCGAGCGCGAGGGCGCGTCGGCGCACCTCGCCGCGCTGACCGCGGCGCAGGTGGTCGATCGGACGGCCCGGCAGGGTCTCGTCCTCCTCGAACAGCCACGCCAGCAGCTCCTCGTCGGTGAAACCGCCGTCGCGCAGCACCGTGATCGTGCCGGAGAGGTGCGGGGCGATCTCCCCGTCGACCAGGAACAGCGCGGGGACCGAGCGCACCACCGGGTCGCCGCGTCGCACGGCGACGAGCTTGCCCTCCTCGATGAGGCGGCGGACGCGGGAGACCTCGACGTCGAGCCGCTCGGCGACGTCGGGAAGGGTGAGCCAGTCGGTGATGAGGGTGTCCAGGTCGTTCACGGCACAAGGGTGCCACGCCTCGGCGTCGCCCCGCACCTCTGTACGTGATGATCCGATCCGTCCGTGGTGATCCGGCACGATCCGAGGCCTTCGCGGAGCGTGTTCCCGGAGGTCTGTGCGGCGCGTCGCGTGTGTCGGTCCCCGTTCCTGGCACGGGACCGCCCTAGATTGACCTCGTGAGTTCGGCGACGTCGACTTCCCCCGGCATCAGCCTGCTCCTCGACGACCGTTATCGGGTCGAGGAGCCGATCGCGCGCGGCGGAATGGCGACCGTGCACCGCGGCCATGACGAGCGTCTGGATCGCGTGGTCGCCCTGAAGATCATGCATCCCCATCTGGCGATGGACGAGGAGTTCCGGCGACGCTTCGGCCGCGAGGCCCGTGCCGCGGCCCGCCTCGCGCACCGCAACGTGGTGGGAGTGTTCGACCAGGGCGGCGACGGCGACCGCATCTACCTGGCGATGGAGCTCGTCGAGGGCGAGACGCTGCGGGCCCGGATCGTGAAGAGGCACCGCCTCACAGTCGGCGAGACCCTGCGCATCACCGAGCAGGTGCTCGAGGCGCTCGTCGCCGCGCATCGCGCCGGCATCGTCCACCGTGACATCAAGCCCGAGAACATCCTGCTGGACCTCACCGACACGGTGAAGGTCGCGGACTTCGGCCTCGCCCGCGCGATCGGGACGAACAACTCCTCCACCGGTGCGGCGCTGCTGGGCACCGTCGCCTACATCAGCCCCGAGGTCGTCACCCGCGGCGAGGCCGACGAACGCAGCGACCTCTACTCCCTCGGCGTCGTGATCTTCGAGATGCTCACCGGGCGCCAGCCGTTCCAGGGCGAGCAGCCCGTGCACGTCGCCTTCCAGCACGTCCACGACGACATCCCCGCCCCGTCCACCGTGGTCACCGGCATCCCGCGGGAGCTGGACTCGCTGGTGACCTGGGCTGCGGCGCGCACCGTCTCCCAGCGGCCCGCGAGCGCGGAAGACCTGCTGCGCGCGGTTCGGGAGCTGCTTTCGACCCTCCCCGCCCGCGTGCTCGGCACCCGTCCGGAGCCGCGCAAGGACACCGCCACCGGCGACCTGCCGCGCGTCACCGCCTCCCTCGACGAGGTCGCCGCCGAGCTACTGGGCCGCCCCCGCGCCTTCGATCCCGCCGCAGGTCTCGGAGCAGGTCCCACAGCGGGCGCCGGTGCGGCCGACGAGGACTCGGCCCCGGCGACGGCCGGCGACCACGACGAGTCCCGGGCGGCTGCGTCGGCCGACCTCGGCGACGCAGACGGGACCGACGCAGCCGCGACCGACACAGGTGCGACCGACGCCGACACCCACGCCACCTCCGGGGCTGACGAGCCCGCCGCCGCGTCCTCCCCTGCTCCCGCCGCCGAGGAGCAGGACGAGACCTCGCGCAGCGTCGTCCTGCGCTCCCCCCGCGAACGGCGCGGCCGCCACCTGCCGGTCGGGACGCGCCACCGCTCCCGTCCCATGGCGGCGCTCGCCGCGCTGAGCCTCGCCGCGGCCCTCGTCGGCGGGGCCTGGACCGGCGGGGACTGGTACCTGAACACCGGTCCGGGCGCGGACCGCACCGTCCCCCTGGTCACCGGCACCCCGCTCGCCGATGCCGAGGCGGCGCTGAGCGCCTCCGACCTCACCGTGCGCACCGAGGAGCGCTTCGACGCCTCCGTCCCGGCCGGGCACGTCATCTCCTCGGAGCCCTCCACCGGCGCCACCGTGAAGAAGGGCGACGACATCCGCGTCGTCGTCTCCAAGGGCGAGGAGACCTTCCCGGTGCCCGCGCTCGAGGGCGTCGCCCTCGAGGATGCCCGCGCCGAGGTCGAGGCGCTGGGCCTCGAGCTCGTCGAGGACGATCCCGAGTACTCGGAGACCGTGCCCGAGGGGCAGGTCATCTCGCAGTCCGCCTCGGCCGACGCGCTGCCCGTCGGCGGCGAGGTGCACGTGGTCGTCTCCCAGGGGCGGATGCCGCTGAGCGTCCCGAACGAGACCGGCAACTCCGGCTCCGCCGCCCGCTCCGCTCTCGAGGCCGCCGGGTTCGAGGTCACCGTGGGCGAGGCCCACTCGGCGAGCGTGCCTCGCGGCGCGGTGGTCTCCCAGTCCCCCGCCTCCGGCACCCTGTACCGCGGGGACACCGTCCACATCGTCACCTCGCTCGGCCCCGAGATGGTGACCGTCCCGGACGTGTTCCGCCAGCCCGAGGCCCAGGCGCGCGCCACCCTCGAGGCGGCCGGGTTCTCGGTCAGCGTCGTCCACGACAAGGGCGACCCCGTGTTCGGGCAGGTCTACGAGCAGTCCGCCGCCGCGGGCGGCCAGCTCGCCAAGGGCTCCACCATCACCATCAAGGTGTTCTGAGCCCGCACGGTGTTCTGAGCCCGCACGGTGTTCTTAACCCACACGGTGTTCTGAACCCCGCAGCCCCCCGTCGGCCGCACCCCGCACGCAGAAGCGGCGCCCGCCCCGGAAGGGGACGGGCGCCGCTCGCGTCGTCGGTGCGCTTGCCCCTCAGCGGCGGGAGAGCATCTCCGCGACCAGGAAGGCCAGCTCGAGGGACTGCTGATGGTTCAGCCGCGGATCCACGAGGGTCTCGTAGCGGCGGGTCAGGCCCTCCTCGTCGATCTCCCCGGTGCCGCCAAGGACCTCGGTGACGTCGTCGCCGGTGAGCTCCATGTGCAGGCCGGCCGGGACGGTGCCGAGCGACTGGTGCACCTCGAAGAAGCCCACGACCTCGTCGAGGATGTCCTCGAAGCGGCGGGTCTTGTACCCGTTGGAGGAGGTGATGGTGTTGCCGTGCATCGGATCGGTCACCCACGCCACCTGGGCGCCGGAGTCGCGCACGCCCTCGACCAGGGCCGGGAGGCGGTCGCGGATCTTGCCCGCCCCCATGCGGGTGATGAAGGTGAGGCGACCCGGCTCCCGCTCGGGATCGAGCTTGTCGATGAGGCGCAGTGCGTCGTCGACCGACGCGTCCGGACCGAGCTTCACCCCGATGGGGTTGCGCAGACGTGCCATGAAGTCCACGTGCGCGCCGTCGAGCTGACGGGTGCGCTCGCCGATCCACAGGAAGTGGCCGGAGCAGCCGTAGATCTCCCCGGTGCGGGAATCGATCCGGGAGAGCGCCTCCTCGTAGTCAAGCAGCAGCGCCTCGTGGGAGGCGTAGAACTCCACGACCTTCAGCGCGTCGAAGTCCGCGCCGATCGCGTCCATGAAGCGGATGGCCTTGTCGATCTGCCCGGCCAGCTCCTCGTAGCGGTCGTAGCCCGCGCCGGAGGAGGTGAAGCCGCGGTTCCAGGAGTGGACCTCGCGCAGGTCGGCGAAGCCGCCGCCCGTGAAGGCGC
This genomic interval from Brachybacterium aquaticum contains the following:
- a CDS encoding RNA polymerase sigma factor, which gives rise to MSRAEKTDRPSAVDRPHRAAAGRRNSVTSSKTAEPTTAKGSTRAAASKTTEAVENDAPAADEAGTTKTTTKEAAKKKAASTSKPRSTAAAAKKKTVKKTTAKDAPEDVDTDAEDAPEDAEGTETAEGAKTSGTDDKVEESGGFVFNASEDDAPAQQVVTAGATADPVKDYLKQIGKVALLNAAQEVELAERIEAGLYAEQKLKADESIRKTKAGRELAIIAEDGRAAKDHLLEANLRLVVSLAKRYTGRGMLFLDLIQEGNLGLIRAVEKFDYAKGYKFSTYATWWIRQAITRAMADQARTIRIPVHMVEVINKLARVQRQMLQDLGREPTPEELAKELDMTPEKVVEVQKYGREPISLHTPLGEDGDSEFGDLIEDSEAVVPADAVSFTLLQEQLHSVLDTLSEREAGVVSMRFGLEDGQPKTLDEIGKVYGVTRERIRQIESKTMSKLRHPSRSQVLRDYLD
- a CDS encoding polyprenyl synthetase family protein, coding for MTSAGHSPASAGSEHAIAEHAAEPGTGAAPSADRLRELDQLLVAKVAEITAKELDSRRAQLAEIAPEAASLVDDLERFLEGGKLLRPRFCFWGGVAALGREPDEAEIDALARLGAGIELVQAAALLHDDVIDHSPMRRGRPAQHEQARTRHEAAGLAGSSTEYGVAVAIVLGDLALSWSEQVAAAVGGQPERVARALAEFEALRTEVMSGQFLDVLHQAGGFASAPDAEKAALSVIRWKTVPYTVLRPVRVGAALMGAQDAALETLSTWAIEVGTAFQLRDDLLSVIGDQDETGKPIGGDIVEGKRTVLLARTAAAADEAGRRLLAEVVGAAEAPTDRIEAVHELMISTGAVASVAGDVRAQAARAADLLAGAEELGELGRGGLAALAAQATDVGSLPS
- a CDS encoding DNA gyrase/topoisomerase IV subunit B; amino-acid sequence: MSTTTAAKKSAYDARNLQVLEGLEAVRKRPGMYIGSTDSRGLMHCLWEILDNAVDEALGGHGDAISVILHPDHSVEVRDTGRGVPVDVEPRTGLTGVEVVYTKLHAGGKFGGGSYAASGGLHGVGASVVNALSGRLDVEVDRGGKTYAMSFQRGTSGEFADQGEPSPDAPFTPADGPAELRVIGKAKHGVTGTRVRYWADPQIFVKGSHFSLDDLTRRSRQTAFLVPGLQISVTDHRPEANPDQPATRTFKYDGGISEFVEYLAQDQKITDVIRLQGEGGYTETIPVLDKNGHMVSTEVERTCEVDIALRWGVDFDSTLRSFVNIVATPKGGTHVSGFEQALVKTMRKQVENQARRVKFNAKNEKIEKDDALAGLTAVVSVRIDEPQFEGQTKEVLGTPAIRQIVAKVVEDRLTDFLTSTKKGEKEQAALVIDKVVSEMRARIAARMHKEVSRRKNALESSTMPTKLADCRTHDVERSELFIVEGDSALGTAKNARSSEFQALLPIRGKILNVQKASITDMLKNAECAAIIQVIGAGSGRTFDLDAARYGKIIMMTDADVDGAHIRTLLLTLFHRYMRPMVEAGRVYAAVPPLHRVEIVHGGSKKNELVYTYSEAELHKLLKNLERRGKRYKEPIQRYKGLGEMDADQLADTTMDPRHRTLRRVRIEDAEAASAMFELLMGSEVAPRKQFIIEGAEELDLERIDA
- a CDS encoding GNAT family N-acetyltransferase encodes the protein MTTPPSHAPTDPPVLRVRRVGPEDWASHRALRLDMLDADPDAFWADPAEACARTEQDWRDELAGPRIHLQAVRAEQEPGGEQEPGGEQEPGGEQEPGGEQEPGAQHALGGEEVLGGIALLPTGYTPEHPIPADRAHIVSLWVRPTGRGRGVSRLLLAELARIALELGRPDLRLDVDDTNLPARRLYARLGFVETGQREPRESRGTQWVEYAIRAEELLAQE
- a CDS encoding PASTA domain-containing protein — translated: MSSATSTSPGISLLLDDRYRVEEPIARGGMATVHRGHDERLDRVVALKIMHPHLAMDEEFRRRFGREARAAARLAHRNVVGVFDQGGDGDRIYLAMELVEGETLRARIVKRHRLTVGETLRITEQVLEALVAAHRAGIVHRDIKPENILLDLTDTVKVADFGLARAIGTNNSSTGAALLGTVAYISPEVVTRGEADERSDLYSLGVVIFEMLTGRQPFQGEQPVHVAFQHVHDDIPAPSTVVTGIPRELDSLVTWAAARTVSQRPASAEDLLRAVRELLSTLPARVLGTRPEPRKDTATGDLPRVTASLDEVAAELLGRPRAFDPAAGLGAGPTAGAGAADEDSAPATAGDHDESRAAASADLGDADGTDAAATDTGATDADTHATSGADEPAAASSPAPAAEEQDETSRSVVLRSPRERRGRHLPVGTRHRSRPMAALAALSLAAALVGGAWTGGDWYLNTGPGADRTVPLVTGTPLADAEAALSASDLTVRTEERFDASVPAGHVISSEPSTGATVKKGDDIRVVVSKGEETFPVPALEGVALEDARAEVEALGLELVEDDPEYSETVPEGQVISQSASADALPVGGEVHVVVSQGRMPLSVPNETGNSGSAARSALEAAGFEVTVGEAHSASVPRGAVVSQSPASGTLYRGDTVHIVTSLGPEMVTVPDVFRQPEAQARATLEAAGFSVSVVHDKGDPVFGQVYEQSAAAGGQLAKGSTITIKVF
- the metX gene encoding homoserine O-acetyltransferase MetX yields the protein MTLLGQHRSGTADAQASQESSAARSGAWSPACGVGDRLFAPLGGLALESGEVLEDVTLAYESWGTLDADGGNAVLVLHALTGDSHVIGPAGPSHPTGGWWEDLVGPGRPIDTDRYFVVAPNVLGGCQGSTGPSSPAPDGRPYGSRFPQLTVRDQVAAEHRLSQRLGIERWALVIGGSMGGMRAVEWGVTHPQQVERLAVIASSARATADQIAWNSAQIAAIRVDPGFHGGDYYELPPEDGPHLGLGIARRIAHTTYRTATELETRFGNRPQEPENPLDGSGRHQVTSYLDHHAVKLSRRFDANSYLTLVQSMSTHDVGRGRGGTAAALGRITARTLAVAIDSDRLFPPTLVHEIAEHVEGAQWHVASSPIGHDAFLLAHPGLEEWIGALLAD
- a CDS encoding DUF7455 domain-containing protein, yielding MNLTLEAPRLTAHDRCDRCGAQAYVKVLLEAGGELMFCAHHARAHEDALKGIASEVIDETERLHIKPEPVED
- a CDS encoding universal stress protein, which produces MTIVVGYAPSTQGRAALGAGIRYAARTGEPLLVAAHQHAVPGTGTTAATEEEVLAAVEDLGGSTEGVTVQRGEDREIGEFVLSVVEESSASLVVIGLRRKAPIGKLNLGASARKIVLGAPCPVLAVKDDRLH
- a CDS encoding helix-turn-helix domain-containing protein; this translates as MNDLDTLITDWLTLPDVAERLDVEVSRVRRLIEEGKLVAVRRGDPVVRSVPALFLVDGEIAPHLSGTITVLRDGGFTDEELLAWLFEEDETLPGRPIDHLRRGQRGEVRRRALALAL